In the genome of Salmo trutta chromosome 18, fSalTru1.1, whole genome shotgun sequence, one region contains:
- the LOC115152722 gene encoding E3 ubiquitin-protein ligase TRIM39 yields the protein MASEQQRGDEPSLPREEAVCPGCQGPGPLVLPCGHSLCEACLGLCEGELGQGGCTVCYGRDLLDCVLKRLLDSLFQGQPRRARDGGVEDGGRELCPLHGERLTLYCVEDKEMVCVECQSEEHDDHECCPTEEAVHDCKRELTSALRPLQEKLEALNTVKQTCEESAEHIKSQAQQTERLVQQQFEKLHQFLRDEEAAVISALKEEEQEKTQRMRDRIDRTTDQINSLAEAIEVTVEAMDTGDDISFLKNFKRTSERTQVTVQEPEEVAGALLDVAKHLGCLSYRVWEKMQDVITYTPVTLDPNTADICLSLSEDLTSLRYTEEEERLPDNPERFCYYECVLGSEGFSSGRHTWDVEVGVNSEWAVGVARETVSRKEWFPPSPERGLWTICYYGGEYRARTATATPLVLKRRPQEVRVQLDWDRGRVIFSDASDNTLIYKFQHKFTQRVFPYFSNTCKRHPLRISAGKVSVTAE from the exons ATGGCGTCTGAGCAGCAAAGGGGTGATGAGCCCTCTCTCCCCAGGGAAGAGGCTGTGTGCCCGGGCTGTCAGGGACCAGGGCCCCTGGTCCTGCCGTGTGGCCACAGCCTGTGTGAGGCCTGCCTGGGGCTGTGTGAGGGCGAGCTGGGCCAGGGGGGCTGTACGGTCTGCTACGGCAGAGACCTGCTGGACTGCGTCCTGAAGAGACTGCTGGATTCCCTGTTCCAAGGGCAGCCGCGGCGGGCcagggatggaggggtagaggacggGGGCAGGGAGCTGTGTCCTCTGCATGGGGAGAGGCTGACATTGTATTGTGTGGAGGACAaggagatggtgtgtgtggagtgtCAGAGCGAGGAGCACGACGACCACGAGTGTTGTCCCACGGAGGAGGCTGTGCACGACTGCAAG AGGGAGCTGACGTCTGCCCTGAGACCTCTACAGGAGAAGCTGGAGGCTCTGAACACTGTCAAACAGACCTGTGAGGAGTCAGCTGAACACATCAAG AGCCAGGCACAGCAGACTGAGCGCCTGGTGCAGCAGCAGTTTGAGAAGCTGCACCAGTTCCTCCGGGACGAGGAAGCTGCTGTGATCTCTGCTCTgaaggaagaggagcaggagaagaccCAGAGGATGAGGGACAGGATAGACAGAACAACAGACCAGATCAACTCTCTAGCTGAGGCCATTGAGGTGACGGTGGAGGCCATGGACACAGGTGATGACATATCCTTCCTCAAG AACTTCAAGAGGACCTCTGAGAG GACTCAGGTGACAGTGCAGGAGCCAGAGGAGGTGGCAGGAGCTCTGCTAGACGTGGCCAAACACCTGGGCTGTCTCAGTTACAGAGTCTGGGAGAAGATGCAGGACGTCATTACATACA ctccTGTGACTCTGGACCCCAACACGGCTGAtatctgcctgtctctgtctgaggaTCTGACCAGCCTGCggtacacagaggaggaggagcgaCTCCCTGACAACCCAGAGAGGTTCTGTTACTATGAGTGTGTCCTGGGTTCCGAGGGCTTCAGCTCTGGACGACACACCTGGGACGTGGAGGTGGGGGTGAACAGCGAGTGGGCCGTGGGCGTGGCACGGGAGACGGTCTCGAGGAAGGAGTGGTTCCCCCCGAGCCCAG AGAGGGGCCTGTGGACCATCTGTTACTATGGAGGTGAATACCGCGCCCGCACAGCCACCGCTACTCCCCTGGTCCTGAAGAGAAGGCCCCAGGAGGTCAGAGTGCAGCTGGACTGGGACAGAGGCAGGGTCATCTTCTCCGACGCCTCAGACAACACCCTCATCTACAAGTTCCAACACAAGTTCACCCAGAGAGTGTTCCCTTACTTCTCCAACACCTGCAAGAGACATCCTCTGAGGATCTCAGCCGGGAAGGTGTCAGTTACAGCGGAGTAG